One Salvia splendens isolate huo1 chromosome 12, SspV2, whole genome shotgun sequence genomic window carries:
- the LOC121759606 gene encoding molybdenum cofactor sulfurase-like — MDGEFDKERFLKEFGGDYGYPNALHNIDQIRANDFKRLNDVVYLDHAGATLYSESQMQGVFKDLSSTLYGNPHSQSSCSVTTSDIVGEVRQQVLSFFSASPKEYKCIFTSGATSSLKLVGETFPWSRGSNYVYTMENHNSVLGIREYALRQGSAAIAVDIEDITESDAMSDRKSGIKIVPHTVQRRGEADFGKIDETSETYNLFAFPSECNFSGLRFNLDLVHSIKEGSCQIPGTFPTQSGHWMVLIDAAKGSSTCPPDLSKYKADFVVVSFYKLFGYPTGIGALIARNESVKLLKKTYFSGGTVAASIADIDFYQRRDGVEEYFEDGTVSFLSIASLHHGFKVLNTLTMPAISRHTSSLASYVRNALLKLRHENGNCVCMLYGVNGNESLFDSMGPVISFNLKRHDGSWFGYREVEKLASLSNIQLRTGCFCNPGACAKHLGLSHSDLVSNIEAGHVCWDDHDILNGKPTGAVRVSFGYMSTFEDAMKLLKFIKSSFVPQMTHNIIGERPYSATEGVERTSRYFLKSITVYPIKSCAGFSVGSWPLSNTGLLHDREWLLKSFNGEILTQKKVPEMGLISTLVDLKLGLLIVESPRCKEKMQIELSSARCIGKREVMEIHSQRYEVGGYWNEIDIWFSNAVGRPCTLVRSYAVQNQTLSNREQCIVGMCRDFETRLNFVNEAQFLLLLEESVSDLNSRIRSKLRNGSLNQPAEINPMRFRPNIVVSGGKPYAEDGWKSLKIGESNFKSLGGCNRCHMINMTSTAGTVQRSNEPLATLASYRRLKGKIYFGILLRLCDFIDKDAWISVGQEVIPNTD, encoded by the exons ATGGATGGCGAATTCGACAAGGAACGGTTCTTGAAGGAGTTCGGTGGAGATTATGGTTATCCAAATGCACTCCACAACATTGATCAAATCAGAGCTAACGATTTTAAGCGATTGAATG ATGTAGTATACTTGGATCATGCTGGAGCTACTCTATATTCTGAATCGCAAATGCAGGGCGTTTTTAAGGACTTGAGTTCTACTCTATATGGAAATCCCC ATAGCCAGAGTAGTTGCAGTGTGACAACCAGTGACATTGTTGGGGAGGTTCGTCAACAG GTCCTTAGTTTCTTTAGTGCATCTCCCAAAGAGTACAAATGTATATTCACCTCTGGGGCAACATCTTCGTTAAAACTTGTTGGTGAGACATTTCCATGGAGCCGTGGGAGTAATTATGTGTACACGATGGAGAATCACAACAGCGTTCTTGGGATCAGAGA GTATGCCCTTAGACAAGGTTCTGCAGCCATTGCAGTTGATATTGAAGATATTACTGAGTCTGATGCAATGAGTGATAGGAAATCTGGCATTAAGATTGTACCACACACTGTACAAAGAAGAGGCGAAGCTGACTTCGGGAAAATAGATGAAACCA GTGAGACATACAATTTATTTGCATTTCCGTCAGAGTGCAACTTCTCGGGTCTTAGATTCAACCTTGATCTGGTTCATTCTATAAAGGAAGGTTCTTGTCAAATACCAGGAACTTTTCCAACTCAGAG TGGGCACTGGATGGTCCTGATTGATGCTGCAAAAGGAAGTTCAACATGCCCTCCTGATTTGTCAAAATACAAGGCAGATTTTGTAGTTGTCTCATTTTATAAG CTATTTGGATATCCAACTGGAATTGGAGCTCTTATTGCTCGAAACG AGTCGGTTAAGTTATTGAAGAAGACCTATTTCAGCGGAG GCACAGTGGCTGCATCTATCGCAGATATAGACTTCTACCAAAGAAGAGACGGTGTTGAGGAATACTTTGAGGATGGCACCGTATCTTTTCTCAGCATTGCATCCCTTCATCATGGATTCAAAGTTCTTAACACATTAACCATGCCTGCTATTTCCAG GCACACAAGCTCGCTTGCCTCATACGTTAGGAATGCGCTACTGAAGCTGAGGCATGAGAACGGAAATTGTGTTTGCATGTTGTATGGTGTTAATGGTAATGAG TCATTGTTCGATTCAATGGGTCCTGTAATTTCATTCAACCTGAAAAGACATGACGGATCTTGGTTTGGCTATCGAGAGGTGGAAAAGTTGGCATCCTTGTCCAATATCCAGTTGAGG ACAGGGTGCTTTTGTAATCCTGGTGCATGTGCAAAACATCTTGGTTTGTCTCATTCGGATCTTGTTTCTAACATTGAG GCAGGACATGTTTGCTGGGATGATCATGACATATTGAATGGCAAACCAACTGGAGCAGTTAGGGTGTCATTTGGTTACATGTCAACATTTGAAGATGCCATG AAGCTTTTGAAGTTCATCAAGAGTTCATTTGTACCCCAAATGACACATAATATAATTGGGGAAAGACCTTATTCTGCAACTGAAG GGGTTGAAAGGACTTCAAGATACTTCCTCAAATCAATCACTGTTTATCCCATCAAATCTTGTGCTGGCTTCAGTGTGGGGAGCTGGCCTTTAAGTAATACTG GATTGTTGCATGATAGGGAATGGCTTCTCAAGAGCTTCAATGGAGAAATTTTGACCCAGAAGAAG GTTCCTGAAATGGGTTTAATCAGCACGTTGGTCGATCTAAAATTGGGACTGCTTATTGTTGAATCTCCCCGCTGCAAAGAAAAAATGCAGATAGAGCTTTCTTCAGCTCGATGTATAGGTAAACGAGAAGTGATGGAAATACATTCTCAAAG ATATGAAGTTGGAGGCTACTGGAATGAAATCGACATCTGGTTTAGCAATGCTGTCGGTCGCCCTTGCACCCTTGTCAGAAGCTATGCTGTCCAAAATCAGACGCTGTCAAACAGGGAGCAGTGTATAGTAGGGATGTGCAGAGATTTCGAGACTAGATTGAATTTTGTCAACGAAGCTCAGTTTTTGCTATTATTGGAAGAAAGTGTATCAGATCTCAACAGCAGAATAAGATCAA AGTTGCGTAACGGCTCACTTAACCAGCCAGCTGAAATTAATCCAATGAGGTTCCGTCCAAATATTGTCGTCTCTGGTGGTAAACCCTATGCCGAAGATGGTTGGAAGAGTTTGAAGATTGGAGAGAGTAACTTTAAG TCTTTGGGTGGTTGCAACCGTTGCCATATGATCAATATGACTTCTACAGCCGGGACTGTGCAGAGGTCCAACGAACCATTAGCCACTTTAGCATCTTACAGAAGACTAAAG GGGAAGATATATTTTGGAATATTGTTAAGATTGTGCGATTTTATCGATAAAGATGCGTGGATTTCTGTGGGACAAGAAGTGATTCCAAACACAGATTAA
- the LOC121758297 gene encoding zinc finger protein CONSTANS-LIKE 9-like, translating into MDRYCFDYPSDFCNSSNIFNSNIPLLSYDVNSPVSVASFPDGALPSDYMVVPQMEAGFRDYNQSQVFDSGEECWPPYSPMLAENWGIQGKATDESDQVKVGRYSAEERKDRILRYLKKRNQRNFNKTIKYACRKTLADKRVRVRGRFAKNNEASQDEILMDSASFQLNYSFQDEMVKYDEEYWMQVAMDNLGHFPYLGS; encoded by the exons ATGGATCGCTACTGCTTCGATTACCCCTCCGATTTCTGCAACTCCTCAAACATCTTCAACTCCAACATCCCATTGCTCAGCTACGACGTCAATTCTCCGGTTTCTGTAGCGTCGTTTCCAGACGGCGCCCTTCCTTCCGACTACATGGTGGTTCCGCAGATGGAGGCCGGCTTTCGTGATTACAATCAGAGCCAAGTTTTTGATTCCGGTGAAGAGTGCTGGCCGCCTTACAGTCCCATGCTTGCTGAAAATTGG GGGATACAAGGGAAGGCGACGGATGAGAGCGATCAGGTGAAGGTAGGGAGATATTCTGCTGAAGAAAGGAAGGATAGAATTCTCAGATATCTGAAGAAGAGAAACCAGAGAAATTTTAATAAGACCATCAAG TATGCCTGTCGGAAAACCCTAGCCGACAAGCGTGTCCGAGTTCGCGGGAGATTCGCAAAGAACAATGAAGCCTCTCAAGATGAAATATTGATGGACTCGGCCTCTTTTCAGCTAAACTACTCATTTCAAGACGAG ATGGTGAAGTATGATGAGGAGTATTGGATGCAAGTAGCAATGGACAATCTTGGCCACTTTCCTTACTTAGGCAGCTAG